A single window of Flavobacterium sp. 140616W15 DNA harbors:
- a CDS encoding DUF5689 domain-containing protein: MKNRYSPLVFSIISLISLVFLSCVEDETSIPELMCNQPDLAINTSVVEVRNNTNPVAAKYLYDDIMEGYVISSDESGNFFKTISIQTLPAKNVVTQGFSIGVDATNTYINYRVGRKVFIKLKNQFTDINYGSLRIGSLYVNAYGNTSVGRIDQNDYKNVLNASCEVIDENKLIRSLSISELLNDNNINTLVELSNVQFSDAAMGRHYFEESNNIGGATNWNLRDKSGNQVIFRTSRYANFASKLVPKGSGTVRGILTKYGSDYQIMIRSEKDISMEGKRSVPFFSEDFQMVQNNVNFSLPGWSNIVEKGTKLWKSTVFAGNGYAEFNTTGTTAAEIVAWLVSPKINIDDYKNAVLSFRSAQHDLKVDSPLNSLEVYVSTNFDGFNVANAEWTKLEAILPTLSTPVRQFISSDRIDLSSYSGNIHIAFKYVGSGKDKILNGAFMVDDVVIVGDK, translated from the coding sequence ATGAAAAATAGATACAGCCCTTTAGTATTTTCTATAATATCTCTAATATCTCTTGTTTTTTTAAGTTGCGTGGAAGATGAAACGTCTATTCCAGAACTTATGTGCAACCAACCGGATTTAGCCATAAACACATCAGTTGTTGAGGTTCGTAATAATACAAATCCTGTTGCTGCTAAATATTTGTACGATGATATCATGGAAGGCTATGTGATTTCTAGTGATGAATCGGGTAATTTTTTTAAAACAATATCTATTCAAACACTTCCTGCTAAAAATGTCGTTACTCAAGGATTTAGTATTGGTGTTGATGCAACAAATACATATATAAATTATAGAGTTGGAAGAAAGGTATTTATTAAATTAAAAAATCAATTTACTGATATAAATTATGGAAGTTTACGAATAGGGAGCTTGTATGTTAATGCCTATGGAAATACTTCAGTTGGAAGAATTGACCAAAATGATTATAAAAATGTACTCAATGCTTCTTGCGAAGTTATTGATGAGAATAAGTTGATTCGTTCGCTTTCGATCTCAGAATTATTGAATGATAATAATATTAATACTTTAGTTGAATTAAGTAATGTTCAATTTTCAGATGCAGCTATGGGGCGTCATTATTTTGAAGAAAGTAATAATATTGGCGGTGCAACCAATTGGAATTTAAGAGATAAATCTGGGAATCAAGTTATTTTTAGAACGAGTAGATACGCTAATTTTGCAAGTAAGTTAGTGCCAAAAGGGAGCGGAACAGTGAGAGGAATTTTGACAAAATACGGTTCAGACTATCAAATTATGATACGATCTGAGAAAGATATATCGATGGAAGGAAAACGTTCTGTTCCGTTTTTTTCAGAAGACTTTCAAATGGTACAGAATAATGTAAACTTTAGCCTGCCAGGTTGGAGTAATATAGTTGAGAAAGGAACTAAATTATGGAAAAGTACCGTTTTTGCAGGCAATGGTTATGCTGAATTTAACACAACAGGTACCACAGCAGCTGAAATCGTTGCATGGTTGGTCTCTCCAAAGATAAATATAGATGATTATAAAAATGCAGTATTGTCATTTAGAAGCGCGCAACATGATTTAAAAGTTGATTCTCCATTGAATTCTTTAGAAGTTTATGTGTCAACTAATTTTGATGGTTTTAATGTCGCTAATGCTGAATGGACTAAGTTAGAAGCAATACTTCCTACATTATCTACTCCTGTTCGTCAATTTATAAGTTCGGATCGTATTGATTTATCCTCCTATTCAGGAAATATTCATATTGCTTTTAAGTATGTTGGATCAGGAAAGGATAAGATACTTAACGGCGCTTTTATGGTAGATGATGTTGTAATTGTAGGAGATAAGTAA
- a CDS encoding carboxypeptidase-like regulatory domain-containing protein: MKKCITVILLIFQLMTVIAQNETGFSGKVVDMKTQKPLQHVVVSIQNSAIMQLTESDGTFKLVLQSEGNQLLLLHSQGYKDLLFPIKVVSGEMIDLGVLVLEEDNQIGSEAFMISLSENDLNDDNSSSENTSGLLQSSRDAFIQASAFNWGQARFRMRGLDSQHATMTINGVTMNKMYDGRPQWGNWGGLNDATRNQEFSVGVATSDYTFGGILGTQQINARASIYRPSSRITFSSSNTNYSFRVMATYATGLMPSGWAYVISAGKRKANEGFFEGTNYDADSFFMSIEKKLNTQHSFNFTGFYTPNSRGKNSPNTDEVTQLTSKRYNSYWGWQGGKKKNARIKRVEEPVLMLNHFFRIDDKTTLNSSITYQFGKVSNSNIDYQNVNSPDPTHYRKLPSYYTSVYAKDHGEYPGSFIPDYQNAKKNEILFITNSQINWNELYRANQMLTTNSSKSVTGYVPAQSSYILYEGRTDDKTISFNSNVNSQLTENIFFNGGIAFRNLKSHNYQLLTDLLGGLYFEDIDLFYKGDQSQSDLKNPNRRVGVGDSYRYNYNYLANTIDFFTQFKFTYRKVDFYLAQAFSSSTYQREGLYQNGIYVTNSFGKSKKVNFENFAFKGGLTYKISGKQWLFINGAYLTQAPTIRNTFPNARLNNSVVDGIESVNISSIEGNYIFHSPKIKARLTGYYSLIKNATQTSFFYAEGIFDNGAGFDNTNAFVSQTLTHLNKKNIGVELSFEHQILPTFKTILSLAYGQYTYDSNPNVIVVDNARVSLENSNPVFNFGNATLKNYKQPGMPQQAYSLAVEYRNPKYWWIGTNINYLANSYIDVSPISRTAQFYINPKSGFSFPEASPERAKIILKQEKFDPIRLLNITGGKSWRVRRKYISLFVSINNALNKTYKTGGFEQARNANFRRLDQQQSSGTPSFGPKYFYGYGRSYFGNLAINL; the protein is encoded by the coding sequence ATGAAAAAGTGTATAACTGTAATTTTATTGATTTTCCAATTAATGACTGTTATTGCGCAGAACGAAACTGGTTTCTCTGGAAAGGTAGTTGATATGAAAACACAAAAACCACTTCAACATGTTGTGGTTAGTATTCAAAACTCAGCAATTATGCAATTGACGGAGAGTGATGGTACATTTAAGTTGGTTTTGCAATCAGAAGGAAATCAATTGCTATTGTTGCATAGTCAGGGATATAAAGATTTATTATTTCCAATAAAAGTTGTTTCTGGAGAAATGATAGATTTAGGTGTTTTAGTTTTAGAAGAGGATAATCAAATCGGATCAGAAGCGTTCATGATTTCTTTGTCGGAAAACGACTTAAATGATGACAATTCTAGTTCCGAAAATACTTCAGGACTTTTACAATCTTCACGTGATGCCTTTATACAGGCATCAGCTTTTAATTGGGGTCAAGCACGTTTTAGAATGCGCGGGTTGGATAGTCAACATGCTACGATGACTATCAATGGAGTCACAATGAATAAAATGTACGATGGTAGACCACAATGGGGAAATTGGGGAGGTTTAAATGATGCTACACGGAATCAGGAATTCTCAGTTGGAGTTGCAACCTCAGATTATACTTTCGGAGGGATTCTGGGAACACAACAAATTAATGCACGAGCTTCAATCTATAGGCCAAGTTCTCGAATTACATTTTCGAGTAGTAATACAAATTATAGTTTTCGAGTAATGGCTACTTATGCTACAGGTTTAATGCCTTCGGGATGGGCTTATGTCATTTCGGCAGGAAAACGTAAGGCAAATGAAGGTTTCTTTGAAGGAACAAACTACGATGCAGATTCTTTTTTTATGAGTATCGAAAAGAAATTAAACACTCAACATTCTTTTAATTTTACAGGCTTTTATACTCCAAATTCTAGAGGGAAAAATTCACCCAATACAGATGAAGTAACTCAGCTTACAAGTAAGCGATATAATTCCTATTGGGGCTGGCAAGGCGGAAAGAAAAAAAATGCCAGAATTAAAAGAGTGGAAGAACCCGTTTTAATGTTGAACCATTTTTTTAGAATTGATGATAAAACAACTCTAAATTCAAGTATAACATATCAGTTTGGGAAAGTAAGTAATAGTAATATAGATTATCAAAATGTAAATAGTCCAGATCCAACACATTACCGTAAATTACCAAGTTATTATACTTCTGTATATGCAAAAGATCATGGAGAATATCCAGGCAGTTTTATTCCAGATTATCAAAATGCTAAAAAAAATGAAATCCTATTTATTACAAATTCACAAATAAATTGGAATGAATTATATCGAGCAAATCAAATGCTAACAACAAATTCAAGCAAAAGTGTTACTGGTTATGTGCCAGCACAAAGTAGCTATATTTTGTATGAAGGCAGAACTGATGATAAAACAATATCTTTTAATTCTAATGTGAATTCCCAATTAACAGAAAATATTTTCTTTAATGGTGGAATAGCATTCAGAAATTTAAAATCACATAATTACCAATTGCTTACGGATTTATTAGGGGGTTTGTATTTTGAAGATATCGATTTGTTTTATAAAGGTGACCAGTCACAATCGGATTTAAAGAATCCCAATAGGAGGGTTGGAGTTGGAGATTCTTACAGATATAATTATAATTATCTAGCCAATACAATTGATTTTTTTACGCAATTTAAATTCACTTATCGTAAAGTCGATTTTTATCTTGCTCAAGCTTTCTCTAGTTCGACTTATCAAAGAGAGGGTTTATATCAAAATGGAATTTATGTTACTAATTCTTTCGGGAAAAGTAAGAAAGTAAATTTCGAAAATTTTGCTTTCAAAGGAGGTTTGACTTATAAAATATCAGGAAAACAATGGTTGTTTATTAATGGAGCTTATTTAACTCAAGCACCTACAATTAGAAATACGTTTCCTAATGCACGACTAAATAATAGTGTTGTAGATGGGATAGAAAGTGTGAATATTAGTAGTATTGAAGGGAATTATATTTTCCATTCGCCTAAGATAAAAGCACGACTTACAGGATATTATTCTTTGATAAAAAATGCAACACAAACTTCCTTTTTTTATGCTGAAGGAATTTTTGATAATGGGGCTGGTTTCGATAACACAAATGCATTTGTAAGTCAAACATTAACTCATCTGAATAAAAAAAATATTGGAGTCGAGCTGAGTTTTGAACATCAAATCTTACCGACTTTTAAAACTATTTTGTCTCTAGCCTACGGTCAATATACTTATGATAGCAATCCTAATGTTATTGTTGTAGATAATGCAAGAGTATCTTTAGAAAACAGCAATCCTGTCTTTAATTTTGGGAATGCAACATTGAAGAATTATAAACAGCCTGGAATGCCCCAGCAAGCTTATTCATTAGCAGTTGAATATCGTAATCCTAAGTATTGGTGGATCGGAACTAATATAAATTATCTAGCAAACTCTTATATAGATGTTTCTCCAATTTCTAGAACAGCTCAGTTTTATATTAATCCCAAGAGTGGTTTTTCTTTTCCAGAAGCCTCGCCAGAAAGAGCAAAAATAATATTGAAACAAGAAAAATTTGATCCGATTAGGTTATTAAATATTACAGGAGGGAAATCATGGCGTGTTCGCCGAAAATACATATCCCTGTTTGTGAGTATTAATAATGCATTGAATAAAACATATAAAACAGGAGGTTTTGAGCAGGCAAGAAATGCAAATTTTCGCCGATTAGACCAGCAACAATCAAGCGGTACGCCTTCGTTTGGTCCAAAATATTTTTATGGATACGGGAGATCTTATTTTGGGAACTTAGCAATTAATCTATGA
- a CDS encoding MFS transporter, with the protein MIDLNFIGRFKTKAKFKKTYKNVKASYLNRIRFAVGMFYFAMGLCFATWASRIPDIKTALSLSEGQLGSILFALPLGQLVVMPFSGKLVTKFGSHRILILSLLFYAFSLTNLGLATASWQLSLALFVFGIFGNLANIAVNTQGVYTEVLFKKTIMSSFHGMWSFAGFSGALVGLGMLALKFTPYYHFVIVAGIVLVMIAFNYKFLIKAKEKNKVKVEEKKKKLFTKPDSSLIWLGVIGFCCMASEGVMFDWSGVYFKDVVKAPGALVILGYTSFMIMMASGRFLGDGLILKFGRKKVLQISGLVISVGLFTSVLFPYIIPCTIAFMFVGLGVSTVVPTLYSVAGKNPTVPAGEALTIVSSVSFLGFLMGPPVIGYIAEVFGLRFSFAFIGVFGFFIAFMVSRIKAIE; encoded by the coding sequence TTGATAGATTTAAACTTCATTGGCAGATTTAAGACCAAAGCAAAATTTAAAAAAACGTATAAAAATGTAAAAGCATCGTATCTAAATCGAATTCGCTTTGCGGTAGGTATGTTTTATTTTGCAATGGGTTTGTGTTTTGCTACTTGGGCAAGCCGAATTCCAGATATTAAAACGGCTTTAAGTCTAAGCGAAGGACAATTAGGATCTATTTTGTTTGCATTACCATTAGGTCAATTGGTTGTTATGCCTTTTTCAGGTAAGCTAGTAACTAAATTCGGAAGTCATAGAATTCTTATTCTTTCATTATTATTTTATGCTTTTAGTTTAACCAATCTAGGTTTAGCTACTGCGTCATGGCAATTATCACTTGCATTGTTTGTATTTGGAATATTCGGGAACTTAGCCAATATTGCTGTAAATACTCAGGGAGTATATACAGAGGTGCTTTTTAAGAAAACAATAATGTCTTCTTTTCACGGTATGTGGAGTTTTGCTGGTTTTTCAGGAGCTTTAGTCGGATTAGGAATGCTTGCTTTAAAATTTACACCATATTATCATTTTGTAATTGTAGCAGGAATTGTATTGGTTATGATCGCTTTTAATTATAAATTTTTGATTAAAGCGAAAGAAAAAAATAAAGTAAAAGTAGAAGAGAAGAAAAAGAAACTCTTTACAAAACCTGACAGTTCGCTTATTTGGTTGGGAGTAATTGGATTTTGTTGCATGGCGAGCGAAGGAGTTATGTTTGATTGGAGTGGTGTTTACTTTAAAGATGTTGTAAAAGCTCCTGGAGCGTTGGTAATTTTAGGATATACTTCGTTTATGATAATGATGGCAAGTGGTCGTTTTCTTGGTGACGGACTGATTCTTAAATTTGGAAGAAAGAAAGTGCTACAAATTAGCGGATTAGTTATATCAGTCGGACTTTTTACCTCAGTGTTATTTCCATATATAATTCCATGTACGATTGCCTTTATGTTTGTTGGACTTGGTGTTTCTACAGTCGTGCCAACATTGTATAGTGTAGCAGGGAAAAATCCAACAGTTCCTGCTGGAGAAGCTTTAACGATAGTTTCGAGTGTAAGTTTTCTTGGGTTTTTAATGGGCCCACCTGTTATTGGTTACATTGCCGAAGTTTTTGGTCTTCGATTTTCTTTTGCATTTATTGGTGTTTTCGGTTTCTTCATCGCTTTTATGGTTTCTAGAATAAAGGCTATAGAATAG
- a CDS encoding Gfo/Idh/MocA family oxidoreductase produces MQKIKTALLSYGMSGKVFHAPFIAIHPRFELVGSWERSKKLIQEDYPTVKSYPTIEDVLADDIDLVIVNTPVETHYEYAKKVLEAGKHAIVEKAFTTTVAQAQELADLAKAKGLKLAVFQNRRWDSDFKTVQKVVKDGVLGDIVEAEFHFDRYNPSLSIKTHKETANSGAGILKDLGPHLIDQALHLFGFPKSVFADIRTTRENSLVDDYMDLLLYYNDFRVRLKASFFVREANPAYVVHGKKGSFLKPRGDVQEDDLKLSKIPNLACWGTESEALKGLLHTEIEGKIVKEKIPTFQGNYYDFFDGVYQSITTNTVEPVTADDGVKTMTIIEAAIASNAQNKVIDL; encoded by the coding sequence ATGCAAAAAATAAAAACAGCACTATTATCATACGGAATGTCGGGAAAAGTTTTTCACGCACCATTTATCGCTATTCATCCAAGATTTGAACTTGTGGGTTCTTGGGAAAGAAGCAAAAAACTTATACAGGAAGATTACCCAACAGTTAAAAGCTATCCAACTATCGAAGATGTTCTTGCAGACGACATCGATTTGGTTATTGTAAATACGCCTGTTGAAACCCATTACGAATATGCCAAAAAGGTATTAGAAGCTGGTAAACATGCTATAGTCGAAAAAGCATTTACAACTACTGTAGCTCAGGCTCAGGAATTGGCTGATTTAGCTAAAGCAAAAGGATTAAAATTAGCTGTTTTTCAGAACAGAAGATGGGATAGTGATTTTAAAACGGTTCAAAAAGTTGTTAAAGATGGTGTTTTGGGAGATATAGTCGAAGCTGAATTTCATTTTGATCGTTATAATCCGTCGTTGAGTATTAAAACACATAAAGAAACTGCTAATTCGGGAGCAGGAATTTTAAAAGATTTAGGACCACATTTAATAGATCAGGCTTTGCATTTGTTTGGATTCCCAAAATCAGTTTTTGCTGATATCAGGACTACACGTGAAAACTCATTGGTAGATGATTATATGGATTTACTATTGTATTACAATGACTTTAGAGTTCGATTAAAAGCAAGTTTCTTTGTTAGAGAAGCCAATCCAGCGTATGTTGTTCATGGAAAGAAAGGATCGTTTTTAAAACCTCGTGGTGATGTTCAGGAAGATGATTTAAAACTAAGTAAAATACCAAATTTAGCTTGTTGGGGAACAGAGTCCGAAGCGCTAAAAGGACTTTTGCATACTGAAATTGAGGGCAAAATCGTCAAAGAAAAAATTCCAACTTTTCAGGGTAATTATTATGATTTTTTTGATGGAGTTTACCAATCGATTACAACAAATACAGTAGAACCTGTTACTGCCGATGATGGCGTTAAAACGATGACAATCATTGAAGCCGCTATTGCGAGTAATGCCCAAAATAAAGTGATTGATTTGTAG
- a CDS encoding NADH:flavin oxidoreductase/NADH oxidase, whose product MASVLFSPLSIKKITLKNRIVISPMCQYSAVDGFANDWHLVHLGARASGGSGLIIQEATAVSPEARISPQDLGLWNDEQIEKLKVINQFIVSQNAIPGIQIAHAGRKASVSVPWEGNKKLDIAQGGWQTVAPSAIPYHEDEPFLPEALDKIGIQKVIFDFKATTKRAVAAGYQVLEIHGAHGYLLHQFMSPLTNLRTDEYGGSFENRIRLTLEIVDAVQIEWPVDLPLFVRISATDWAAEGWSIEESVKLSVILKSKGVDVVDVSSGGLVSHQKIVIGPSYQVPFAERIKKETGVLTGAVGLITKANQAEEILANGEADLILFARESLRDPNLALHFASELNADIQWPKQYERAKI is encoded by the coding sequence ATGGCATCAGTATTGTTTTCTCCACTTTCTATAAAAAAAATTACTTTAAAGAACAGAATCGTTATCTCACCAATGTGTCAGTACTCTGCTGTTGATGGTTTTGCCAACGATTGGCATCTGGTACATTTGGGTGCTCGCGCCAGTGGAGGTTCGGGATTGATAATTCAGGAAGCAACTGCAGTTTCACCCGAAGCAAGGATTTCGCCTCAGGATTTAGGATTGTGGAATGATGAACAGATAGAAAAATTGAAAGTTATTAATCAATTTATTGTTTCTCAAAATGCAATTCCTGGAATTCAAATAGCACATGCCGGACGTAAAGCGAGCGTTTCGGTGCCTTGGGAAGGCAATAAAAAGCTGGATATCGCTCAAGGCGGATGGCAAACCGTTGCTCCAAGTGCGATTCCATATCATGAAGACGAACCATTTCTTCCAGAAGCTCTAGATAAAATTGGAATCCAAAAAGTAATCTTCGATTTTAAAGCAACGACAAAAAGAGCAGTTGCGGCTGGATATCAGGTTTTGGAAATTCACGGAGCACATGGGTACTTACTACATCAATTTATGTCGCCATTAACTAATCTTAGAACGGATGAATATGGAGGTAGTTTCGAAAATAGAATCCGGCTTACTTTGGAAATCGTTGATGCAGTGCAAATAGAATGGCCTGTTGATTTGCCTTTATTTGTTCGTATTTCGGCAACTGATTGGGCAGCTGAAGGGTGGAGTATTGAGGAATCAGTGAAGCTTTCGGTAATTTTAAAATCCAAAGGGGTAGATGTTGTAGATGTTTCGTCGGGAGGATTAGTTTCGCACCAAAAAATTGTAATAGGACCAAGTTACCAAGTGCCTTTTGCCGAAAGGATAAAAAAAGAAACAGGAGTTTTAACGGGAGCTGTCGGTTTAATTACTAAAGCTAATCAGGCAGAAGAAATTTTGGCTAATGGTGAGGCCGACTTAATTTTGTTTGCCAGGGAATCACTTCGTGATCCGAACTTGGCATTGCATTTTGCATCGGAGTTAAACGCCGATATTCAATGGCCAAAACAATATGAAAGAGCTAAAATTTGA
- the rseP gene encoding RIP metalloprotease RseP yields MDIVIKLSQFLLSLSLLIILHELGHFIPAKLFKTRVEKFYLFFDVKFSLLKKKIGDTEYGIGWLPLGGYVKISGMIDESMDKEQMALPPQPWEFRSKPAWQRLIIMLGGVTVNFILAFIIYIGMAFAYGETYVANADIKDGLSIENPVMVKAGFKTGDKILAIDGKKVANFDSQLNMDLVMSKQVLIDRNGVEQTINMPNDLVDQLSKHEKSPLVSIRMPFVIGNIAAESPNKELQPKDLVISLNGQKVKYYDEVKAILETNKGKTIPAVVLRDQKETPVTAIVTKEGKLGVNVGTLGMDSLEKLGYYKVSTKKFGFLESIPVGIEKGKDQLVGYGKQLKMIFNPETKAYKQVGGFAAIYNIFPSTWSWEVFWSITALLSIMLGVMNLLPIPALDGGHVMFLLYEIVSGKKPSDKFLENAQMVGFVLLISLLLFANGNDIYKAIVGK; encoded by the coding sequence ATGGATATAGTTATCAAGCTTTCTCAATTTTTATTGAGTTTATCATTACTTATTATTCTTCACGAATTAGGGCATTTTATCCCTGCAAAACTATTTAAAACAAGAGTCGAAAAATTCTATTTATTTTTTGATGTAAAATTTTCTCTTCTAAAAAAGAAAATCGGCGACACTGAATACGGAATCGGATGGTTACCTCTAGGTGGTTATGTAAAAATCTCTGGAATGATCGACGAAAGTATGGACAAGGAACAAATGGCTTTACCTCCGCAACCTTGGGAGTTCCGCTCTAAACCAGCTTGGCAACGTTTAATTATTATGTTGGGTGGAGTTACTGTAAACTTTATTCTTGCTTTTATTATTTATATAGGAATGGCTTTTGCTTATGGCGAAACTTATGTCGCCAATGCCGACATAAAAGATGGTCTCTCGATTGAAAATCCTGTTATGGTTAAAGCTGGTTTTAAAACTGGCGATAAAATTCTTGCTATAGACGGTAAAAAAGTAGCCAATTTTGACAGTCAGCTAAACATGGATTTAGTGATGTCTAAGCAAGTTCTTATTGATAGAAATGGCGTTGAGCAAACTATCAACATGCCAAATGATCTTGTTGACCAATTATCAAAGCATGAAAAAAGTCCGCTTGTTTCTATCAGAATGCCATTTGTAATTGGAAATATTGCTGCAGAGTCTCCAAACAAAGAATTACAACCAAAAGATTTGGTTATTTCTCTTAACGGTCAAAAAGTAAAATATTATGACGAAGTAAAAGCAATACTAGAAACTAATAAAGGAAAAACAATTCCTGCCGTAGTTTTAAGAGACCAAAAAGAGACTCCTGTTACTGCTATTGTTACAAAAGAAGGAAAACTTGGTGTAAATGTTGGTACTCTAGGAATGGATTCGTTGGAGAAATTAGGTTACTATAAAGTGAGCACTAAAAAATTCGGTTTCCTTGAATCGATTCCTGTTGGGATTGAAAAAGGAAAAGATCAATTAGTTGGTTATGGTAAACAATTAAAAATGATTTTTAATCCAGAAACTAAAGCATACAAACAAGTAGGTGGTTTTGCGGCTATTTACAACATTTTCCCTAGTACTTGGAGCTGGGAAGTATTCTGGTCTATCACTGCACTTTTGTCAATTATGCTTGGAGTTATGAATTTATTGCCTATTCCGGCACTAGATGGTGGTCATGTGATGTTTTTATTATACGAAATTGTTAGTGGAAAAAAACCAAGCGATAAATTCCTTGAAAATGCGCAAATGGTTGGCTTTGTCTTACTTATCTCATTGCTTTTGTTTGCTAACGGTAACGACATTTACAAAGCAATTGTTGGGAAGTAA
- a CDS encoding GIY-YIG nuclease family protein encodes MHFVYIIYSPSKETYYIGETSDIQIRIQWHNSGQFKNSHTKIANDWILFYSILCINIEQARKIEKHIKSMKSKTYLLNLKNILKLQKSYYRNTLNQRDLVPIAIGTSPREGAKKTIRNDGLFFCLHHTYSLNAKESARIYAKFAKLDHR; translated from the coding sequence ATGCACTTTGTTTACATTATTTACTCTCCAAGCAAAGAAACCTACTATATTGGAGAAACTTCAGATATTCAAATTAGAATACAATGGCACAACTCTGGTCAGTTTAAAAATTCACATACCAAAATTGCAAATGATTGGATATTATTTTATTCTATTCTATGCATTAACATTGAACAAGCTAGAAAAATTGAAAAACACATAAAAAGCATGAAAAGCAAAACATACCTCCTTAATTTAAAAAATATCCTGAAATTACAGAAAAGCTATTATCGAAATACTCTTAATCAGAGGGACCTTGTTCCGATAGCTATCGGAACGAGCCCAAGAGAGGGAGCAAAAAAGACTATCAGAAATGATGGTCTTTTTTTTTGTTTACATCACACCTATTCTTTAAACGCAAAGGAAAGCGCAAGGATTTACGCAAAGTTCGCAAAGCTTGATCATCGATAA
- a CDS encoding transposase has product MIILSTNASVESFNAKVKVFRSQFRGVRKVDFFLFRLSNIFA; this is encoded by the coding sequence TTGATAATATTAAGTACTAATGCTTCAGTTGAATCTTTTAACGCTAAAGTAAAGGTCTTTAGAAGTCAATTTAGAGGAGTACGAAAAGTGGATTTCTTCTTATTCAGATTATCTAATATTTTTGCTTGA